GCCCGCCGGTTTACGGTTACGACTTTCTCGCCCATTCAGGCACGCGCTCCTTTCGCGATCCCTAGCGGCGGGGACCCCAGCAGGGTCCTTCGCAGGACATCCCCTTGACGTTGATGCGGTGCAGATCGCAGGGCGGCAGGACATTGACGGCCCAAAGTCCGGGCTGGCCGGACCGCGTCGAGCAAAACATGATATGGCGCGAATCGGGCGACCATGACGGCGATTCGTTCATGCCGCCGGATGTGCTCAACTGGCGCGCACCGCTCCCGTCCGCATTCATCACATAGATGACGCATCCCAGACCCGACTGTTCCGACACGAACGCAATCAGTTTTCCGTCGGGCGACCAAATCGGGTCGTAGGCCCTGCCGCCCACCATCGAAACGCGGCGGGGATTGCCCCCGTTGGAATCCATCACGTAGATCTGCGGATGGCCGCCGCGATCGCTTACAAAGGCAATCTGATTGCCCGAAGGATCGAAGGCCGGTGATGTGTCGGACGCCGGATCGCGCGTCAGCCGCCGTTCGCCGGTCCCGTCGGAATTCTTGACGTAGATTTCGCTGTTGCCGTCCTTGCTCAATACCATCGCGATCGAACGCCCGTCCGGCGACCACGATGGCGCCGCGTTCAGGCCGACGCTCTTCGACAGCACCGTGCTCCTGCCCGTTGCGCGGTCGAACACGTACAAATACGGGTAGCGATCCTTATACGACACATACGCGACCTTGGAACCGTCCGGGGAGGCCTTCGGCAATATCGAAATGGACCCGTGCTTGGTCAGTTGCTTCGGATTGGCCCCGTCGTAATCCGCCACATAGATTTCCTTCGCGCCCGGTTTTCCGGCGCTGAAAAAAACTTCCGTCGATCCGATTCCCGGAACGCCGTCCACCTTGCGCACCACTTCCTCGGTAAACCGGTGTGCAATGAGCCGCGGCAGATCCCGGCTGGCCGTGAGGCGCTGGCCGACGACCTGTGTTCCGCTGGGCACATCAAACATGCGCATTTCAGCCACAATCGTGTTGCCCTGAAGCGACACGCTGCCCCAAATCAGATAGGCCGTTTTCACGCTGCGCCATGCCGTGAAGTCAATTTGCGTCGGATCCGCCGTGTACCCTTGGAAGGCCGGCGGATAACTGGCCGGCGCTACAATCGCAAAAAGGCCCGTAAAGTCGAGATCGTACGCGGCCACCTGCGCCATTTCCCTTGCGGCCTGCTCCATGCCCGGCGCAGCTGCGAAATCGGGAATGGCTACCGCCAGGCGCCGATCCGCCGATCCCACGCTCCCGATTTCAACGGCTTGTCCCCATGCCCAGCCGCAGAAACCGGCCGTAGCCATGCAAAACACGATCACTGAACGAACGCTCATTTCCTGAATCCTTGTGTTTCTTTGCTATTGTGCCAGCGTAAAGTTGTAAATGACTTGCTGCTCCATGCCGGTAAAGTCTTCCGGCAACGGCGGGAGCGGAGCCGCCTCCAAAATTGCGCGCAGACCCGATTCGCCCAACTGCTCGTCGGATGCATGCTGGATGATTTCCGGCTTGCCAATCAAGTTCCCTTCACGATCCACCCAGAATGATACCAGCGCCTTGTCGTCCGCGCTACTCAGGATAATGCCGGCCGGCGGCATCCAAATCTTCTCGACCTTCATCTGCACCAGTTTCGCCCAACCGTCAAGGACAGTCGGCGTGCCTTCCGGCATGTTGATTCCCGCCTTCATCGGCGCGTTCATGTGCGCAAAGGCGTCGTTGCCGTTTGCATCCCCCGCCACGGAACCCGGCGATCCTTGAACGGTTGATTTCGGCGAGGGGCGATAAGTTCCCGGATCATCCTGTTTCTTGGGTGCTTTGCCGTCTTGCGAAGCCTTTGCAACCGGTTTTTTCGGTTCCGGTTTTTTCGGCTCCGGCTTCTTGGCCTCTGGTTTTTTCGGTTCCGGTTTCGGTTCCGGTTTCTTCACGTCCGGTTTGGGAACGGTTTTCGGTTCCTCGGCGGGCTTGGGTTCGGGTTTGGGTTCAGGCTTGGGTTCAGGTTTGGGTTCGGGTTTGGGTTCAGGTTTGGGTTCAGGCTTGGGTTCAGGTTTGGCAGCCGGTTTGGCGCCTTCACCCAACCCGCGTTCAAGATTCTCCGGGATTTCCTGTTTTTGCGCCTCGCCTTTCGGATACGGAATGAACTGAACCCGAAACGTCTGCGGTAACGACGCCTGATAGATAAAGACGACATAAAAAATGACAAGCGCGGCCATGACATGCAGCGCTATCGAAATCGCCACGGCGCTTCCGAAGCGAATTGGCACGCTCGTCGGCATCCAATAATGTTCATAACGGCTGGACATGGGCATTGTCCGTCACTTTACATGCCGGCGCTTGGGACCACCCCTGCCGACATCACCACATCATACTCTGCCTATTGTGTCGAATCAATCAAGCACCACAATGAATAGTATGACTTTTCGCTTTTTCTCATACAAAATACTATCCGCTGTATTGTGCGAAAGTTCCACCCCCATGACCCATTTCCCGATGGCTGTCGTCATGGTCCACGATTCCCGAGTCGTGGGAGGTTTTCTTTTTCCCGGCGATGCGATTTTTTGCCCTGTCATGCGTTATGATTGCAAACATAACGGGAGGTGTTTCGAAATGCGAAAAAGATACGCGGTTGCTGTTTTGCTTGTTTTCATGACTGCGCCGGCCTTCGGATGGCCGGGTGTCGTACTATTAAAAAACGGCGCATTGTATTGGGGTCAATACAAAAATGTGTCCGGAGTCATGGCAATCGATGCGCGGACGCCGGATCTGACCACGGCGATTCGGGACTATCCCCTTGCGGGGGTGACTAGTGTTGTTGTGCATGTCCAGCGACCGGGCCGGCCTTTTTTTACGTCGGACGGCGCATTGCCCGATGAGGCGTCGTGCCGGCGTCTCGCCCAAGACTTGGACACGATCAACACGCTCGAAATGCTGCCCATTGTCGTGTTGTTCGATCCCGATCCGTCCTGCCAGTTGAAAAATGCCAAAGCCTATGCGGCCGCCGCTTCTGCGTTCCAGCAAACCTTCGGCAAAAGCCGTTACTTCCTCGTGTGCATAACGGATCGCTGTGACGATCCGGCATGGAAAAAGGGCGTGGAGATGGTCCGGGAAGTGGCCGTCGCCTTGCGGAGCGTAGCGCCCGCGCAAGTGCTTGCCGCGGGCGCCTCCAAGGCGGCCGTCAATGAAAACCTGTTGAAAGGCGATGCCGCGGTACATCTGATTATGGCGCGTGGCGTGTCTGTCCGCGTCGCGCAGGCGCCGGTGATCGAAATAATCGAACCCTCTGCGTTAACCGTGGAGGTCTTGGAAACCGTTGTGACGAAAACGATCAAGGATCGAACCTACGGGTTTGTGATTGATTTTGCGGATGGTCCCGCTTCTTCGGAAGTACTGGGTCGCATGTTCGCGGTGGTGGATGCGCTCCAGAAGGCCGCCTATCCCGGGTCCGCGCCCGATCCCGCCGACACGGCGTCTTTGATGCCCGGCGAAAAAGAAGAAGGATTTCTTTCGCTTTTCAACGGAAGGGATTTGACCGGCTGGCTCCAGATTACCGCCCCCAACGACTTCATCGTCGAAAACGGCGCCATCAAACTGGTGGGAAAGGCCGGCGGCTGGTTGCGTTCATGGCATTCGTACGGTGATTACATGCTTCGGCTTGAATTCAAAATCGTGGACAAGGGCAACAACGGCATTTACAATCGCTGCGGCCCGCTTGGGCGGCAGTCGCGCATGGGGTTCGAACTTCAAATTTTCGGCGACCCGGCTGAAATGACGCCGACCAAGGAATCCTGCGGCGCGATCTACGATGTCCGCCCGCCCGACGGCCATTTTTTCAAGCCCGGCGAGTGGAACGCGTATGAAGTTATCTGCAAGGGGGACGCCGTCAAAATATCGCTCAATGGCCACGTCATTCATGATGTCCGGTATGACGATATCGAAGCCATGCGGCCGCGTTCGCGCAAGGGATTCATCGGATTGCAGGACCATCACAACACGGTCGAATACCGGAACATCCGCATCAGGCCCATGGACGGCGCGCCCTCCGAGGAGTTGCGATGAAAGCCTGTGTATTGCGCGCCGTGGGCGATTTGCGCTGCGAAGACGCGCCCGATCCGAAACCGGGACCGGGCGAGGCGCTGATTGCGATCAAGGCATGCGGCGTCTGTGGTTCAGATATCCCGCGCGTGTTCGAAAAAGGGACGTATCGGTTTCCGACGATTCCCGGACACGAAATGGCGGGCGAAGTCGTTTCGGTGGGCGCGGGATGCGATTCGGTGCTTCTTGGAAAGACCGTTGCGGTGTTTCCGCTGATTCCGTGCCGCCGATGCGAGGCGTGTGAAATCGGCGCGTATGCGCAATGCGCGGACTACAACTACCTGGGATCGCGATGCGACGGCGGTTTTGCAGAATATGTTGTCGCGCCGGCGTGGAACCTGCAAGTCGTGCCCGATGGCGTGTCATACGAGGCGGCGGCGATGTGCGAGCCGGCCGCCGTGGCCGCGCATGCGTTGCGCCGGGCCGATCTCGGCCTTGGCGACAGCGTTGCCATTTTCGGCGCGGGGCCTATCGGCATCATGTTGGCCCAATGGGCGCGTAGGGGGGGTGCGAGCCGCGTCTTGCTGGCCGATATTGACGACGCGAAGATCGAATTTGCCCGGCGGTTATGGGACAGGCTGTCCAGCCTGTCGGAGGATGAAGATCGCTTGGGCAATCAGGACAGCCTGGACAGGCTGTCCCACGACAGGTCTGTCTTTTTGAACCTGTTCAATCCGAATCGCGGGGATACACCCGGCTGGGTTAGAGACATTACGGGCCGAGGCGCGGATATCGTGATAGAAGCGTCGGGCAGTTCCGCGGCATTCGAACAGAGCGTGCTTTCTGCGCGGACGTTCGGTCGCGTGGTGCTGATGGGCAATCCGGCGGGCGCGATGCGGCTTTCGCAGAAGGCCTACTGGGCGATTTTGCGCAATGAACTGGCCGTGCTGGGCACGTGGAATTCCGCGTACGGCGGCCTGCCGCGCAACGAATGGCGGTTGGCGCTCGATGCCATGGCTTCGGGCGCGTTGAACGTCGAAGCGCTTGTCACGCATCGCGTAAGCCTCGAAGAATTGCCGGCGGCCATGGCCGCGATGCGCGACAGGAAGATAGCGGTGAGCAAGTTGATGGTGGTGAATTGATCGGGCGGATCCGGCAGATCCGGCCGATCGGTCCGATGAGTCATGGAGATGTGTGCGAATGAAAGCGGCCGTGCTCGAAGGCTTGGACAACCTTGTGGTCCGTGAAGTGCCGACCCCGGAGGTCGAGGACGATGGCGTACTGGTGCGTGTGCATGCTTGCGCGGTGTGCGGCTCGGACATCCGCATGTTCCATCACGGCAACCCGCGCCTCAAGCCGCCGGCCATCATGGGACACGAGTCGGCTGGCGAAGTGGTCGAAGTGGGCAAGCGCGTCACGAAGTTCAGCGTGGGGGACCGTGTGGCGATCGGCGCGGATGTGCCCTGCGGCGAATGCGCGTTTTGTGAGGCGGGCATCGGCAACAACTGTCCGATCAATTACGCGATGGGCTACCAGTTTCCCGGCAGTTTCGCCGAATATGTCTATCTCAACCGCACGGTCGTCAATTACGGTCCGGTCCATAAGATCCCCGATCATGTTTCCTATGACGAGGCGGCGCTCGCGGAACCGCTGGGCTGCGTGTTGAACGCGATCGAGCTGTCGAGTGTCCGGCTCGGCGACACGCTCGTGATCATCGGCGCGGGACCGATCGGCTGCATGATCATCGAGGCGGCGCGGCTCGTGGGCGCAGCGAAGGTCATTGTTGTGCAGCGATCGCGTCCACGGCTCGAAATGGCGCGACGGTTCAATGCCGATGTGTACATTTGCAGTTCGGAAGAGGATTCCGTCGCGCGTGTTCTTGAAGAAACCGGCGGCCATGGCGCGGATGTAATCCTGACCGCATGCCCGTCGCCTCAGGCGCAAATAGACGCGATTGCAATGGCCCGAAACCGTGCGCGTGTGAATTTCTTCGGCGGCTTGCCGAAAGGCCAGTCGAACGTGACGCTCGACACGAACGTCATCCACTACAAGGAACTGTTCGTCATGGGCGCGCACGGGTGCGTTCCGCGTCATCATCAGCAGGCTGTCGGGTTGATTGCGTCCGGCACGTTCAAGATGGGACCATATATTTCGCACACCTTTCCACTGGAGCGGATCGCCGAGGCATTCGCCGCCGCCGAATCGCACGCGGGCATGCGGGTCGTGGTGCGCAGCGCATGAGCGAAGAGGGGAGAGTCGCACATGATTATCGTCAATGAAGAGTCGCCGCGATGGCTGCGTGAACTTGCGCGGTTCGTGACCATCAAGAACCTGCTGTTCGTGTACGGCAACGTCCACGATCTCGTCTCGTTTCCGATTCGGCTCGACGGGCCTGATCCGGTGCGGTGGACCGAAAGCGATCTCAGGGGATTTTTCCAGCGATTCCTTTCCGGTCTCAAGTATGAAGTAATCGGTTGGGCCGATGCCGTTGACGATCTGTCCTTTCCGTCGCCGGAGATGGAGGATTTGTTTCATCGCGTCGAGGCCGGACGTGAACTGCCGGGTGAAGAGAAACCGGACGATCGTAAAAAGGCCGATCCGGCGCAGCAACGGCCATCATTGCCACGCGAACCGCGCGAGCCGCGCCCCTCGGAACCGGCCGATTGGAACCGGACGATCAGCCGCATCGCGCGCGGTTT
This genomic window from Candidatus Hydrogenedentota bacterium contains:
- the tolB gene encoding Tol-Pal system beta propeller repeat protein TolB, whose product is MSVRSVIVFCMATAGFCGWAWGQAVEIGSVGSADRRLAVAIPDFAAAPGMEQAAREMAQVAAYDLDFTGLFAIVAPASYPPAFQGYTADPTQIDFTAWRSVKTAYLIWGSVSLQGNTIVAEMRMFDVPSGTQVVGQRLTASRDLPRLIAHRFTEEVVRKVDGVPGIGSTEVFFSAGKPGAKEIYVADYDGANPKQLTKHGSISILPKASPDGSKVAYVSYKDRYPYLYVFDRATGRSTVLSKSVGLNAAPSWSPDGRSIAMVLSKDGNSEIYVKNSDGTGERRLTRDPASDTSPAFDPSGNQIAFVSDRGGHPQIYVMDSNGGNPRRVSMVGGRAYDPIWSPDGKLIAFVSEQSGLGCVIYVMNADGSGARQLSTSGGMNESPSWSPDSRHIMFCSTRSGQPGLWAVNVLPPCDLHRINVKGMSCEGPCWGPRR
- a CDS encoding TonB C-terminal domain-containing protein, producing MSSRYEHYWMPTSVPIRFGSAVAISIALHVMAALVIFYVVFIYQASLPQTFRVQFIPYPKGEAQKQEIPENLERGLGEGAKPAAKPEPKPEPKPEPKPEPKPEPKPEPKPEPKPAEEPKTVPKPDVKKPEPKPEPKKPEAKKPEPKKPEPKKPVAKASQDGKAPKKQDDPGTYRPSPKSTVQGSPGSVAGDANGNDAFAHMNAPMKAGINMPEGTPTVLDGWAKLVQMKVEKIWMPPAGIILSSADDKALVSFWVDREGNLIGKPEIIQHASDEQLGESGLRAILEAAPLPPLPEDFTGMEQQVIYNFTLAQ
- a CDS encoding DUF1080 domain-containing protein; its protein translation is MAIDARTPDLTTAIRDYPLAGVTSVVVHVQRPGRPFFTSDGALPDEASCRRLAQDLDTINTLEMLPIVVLFDPDPSCQLKNAKAYAAAASAFQQTFGKSRYFLVCITDRCDDPAWKKGVEMVREVAVALRSVAPAQVLAAGASKAAVNENLLKGDAAVHLIMARGVSVRVAQAPVIEIIEPSALTVEVLETVVTKTIKDRTYGFVIDFADGPASSEVLGRMFAVVDALQKAAYPGSAPDPADTASLMPGEKEEGFLSLFNGRDLTGWLQITAPNDFIVENGAIKLVGKAGGWLRSWHSYGDYMLRLEFKIVDKGNNGIYNRCGPLGRQSRMGFELQIFGDPAEMTPTKESCGAIYDVRPPDGHFFKPGEWNAYEVICKGDAVKISLNGHVIHDVRYDDIEAMRPRSRKGFIGLQDHHNTVEYRNIRIRPMDGAPSEELR
- a CDS encoding galactitol-1-phosphate 5-dehydrogenase — encoded protein: MKACVLRAVGDLRCEDAPDPKPGPGEALIAIKACGVCGSDIPRVFEKGTYRFPTIPGHEMAGEVVSVGAGCDSVLLGKTVAVFPLIPCRRCEACEIGAYAQCADYNYLGSRCDGGFAEYVVAPAWNLQVVPDGVSYEAAAMCEPAAVAAHALRRADLGLGDSVAIFGAGPIGIMLAQWARRGGASRVLLADIDDAKIEFARRLWDRLSSLSEDEDRLGNQDSLDRLSHDRSVFLNLFNPNRGDTPGWVRDITGRGADIVIEASGSSAAFEQSVLSARTFGRVVLMGNPAGAMRLSQKAYWAILRNELAVLGTWNSAYGGLPRNEWRLALDAMASGALNVEALVTHRVSLEELPAAMAAMRDRKIAVSKLMVVN
- a CDS encoding zinc-dependent dehydrogenase; protein product: MKAAVLEGLDNLVVREVPTPEVEDDGVLVRVHACAVCGSDIRMFHHGNPRLKPPAIMGHESAGEVVEVGKRVTKFSVGDRVAIGADVPCGECAFCEAGIGNNCPINYAMGYQFPGSFAEYVYLNRTVVNYGPVHKIPDHVSYDEAALAEPLGCVLNAIELSSVRLGDTLVIIGAGPIGCMIIEAARLVGAAKVIVVQRSRPRLEMARRFNADVYICSSEEDSVARVLEETGGHGADVILTACPSPQAQIDAIAMARNRARVNFFGGLPKGQSNVTLDTNVIHYKELFVMGAHGCVPRHHQQAVGLIASGTFKMGPYISHTFPLERIAEAFAAAESHAGMRVVVRSA